CTGGGAGTCCAGCGTGAACGCCGTCTGGGTGCCGATGTTGGCGGCGGTGAAGTCCGCCCACGTGGTCGACGCCTGCTCCTTGAACTCCACGTTGACGACGTAGGCGCCGCTCTGCTGGTCCATGCCCGAGGTGGCGTCCTTGATCTGGTCACCGCTGATGATCGACTTGTCCAGCACGTAGATGTACTTGTGGTCCTGCGAGCACGCGACCAGCGGCAGGTTGGGGTCGTCGTTACCGGCCAGGATGTCCGGCTGGTCGCACTTGCCCGCCATGTACTGCACCGCGATCAGCAGCAGGTTCTGGTTGGTGCTCTGCCGCAGTTGCTTCTCGAAGCTGATGCGCGCGGCCAGGTCCTTGCGCGGGTCCGGCGGGGCCGGCTGCGCGGGCGGGGCCGGCTGCCCGGGGGCGGGCGGCGCCGGGGCAGCCGTCGGCGGCTGGCTAGGTGCAGGCGCGGGCGGTGCGGGAGTGGGTGACGGCGCCGGCTCTTCCGGGTAGGGACGCGGCTGTGGCGCGGGCGCGGGTGCCGCCGGCGGTGGGGCGGCCGGCTCACCGGCCGCGGGTGGCGGTGCTCCGGGGGCCGGCGCTCCCGCTGGCGGTGCGCCGGGTGCCGGTGCCGGCACCGGACCTCCGGGCCCGCCGGCGCCGGGCACGCCCGCCGCCTGCATCTGCTGCTTGATGGCCTCGACCGGGATCGGCTGACCGATCACCGGTCGGATGAACAGCCGGGCGGTCTGACCCAGGTTGCGGGCCTCGTTGCCATCGTTACCGGGAACGGTGATGACGAGGTTGTCGCCGTCGATCACGACTTCCGAGCCCGAGACACCCAGGCCGTTGACGCGGGCGCCGATGATCTGCTGAGCCTGGTTCAGCGCGTCGCGGGTTGGACGGGAGCCGTCCGGGGTGCGCGCAGTCAGGGTGACGCGGGTTCCGCCCTGCAGGTCGATGCCCAGCTTGGGGCTGGAGCGTTTGTCTCCGGTGAGGAAGACCAGCAGGTACACCCCGATGAGCAAGACCAGGAACAGCGCCAGCCATCGGTAAGGATGCACCGGCGCTGAAGACGATGCCACGTTGTTGTCTCTCCTAGGTTGTGCCGCGACCCGCTGGGTCGTTGTGCCGCGTCCCGCGGATGCGGTCCTCTTCAACTCCCGCTAGAGGGTACGTGGCGAGCCTGGCGATCAGTCTTTGGTCAGGCGGTCCGCGTCGGACTCCGTGAGCTCGGTGGCCTCACTTGTCTCGTCGTCGGTGTCGTCGGCCTCATCCTCGATGCGGTCGCGGATGGCCAGCTTCATCCAGGTGGTCACGACACCAGGGGCGATCTCGAGGTCGACGGTGTCGTCGGTGATCGCGGTGATCGTGGCCTGAAGGCCGGAGGTGGTGTGCACCCGGTCGCCGACAGACAAGGACTCGTGCAGGTCGATGGTGGCCTGCATGGCCTTGCGCTGACGCCGGGAGGCGAAGTACATGAATGCGCCCATGATGATGATCAGGGGCAGGAAGACGAGCAGGTCCATGGCGGAACAATCTTTCGTATCGGATGCCGGGTTCAGCGCGCCGCGACCATCAGGTCACGGGGTTCATAGCTGACCAGTGTGCCATTGCGCCGGTCCGGCGTGGACCGCCACCGCCGGTGGAAGATGGTCGGATGGACCTGATTGATGCCCTGCGCAGCACCGGGTCGGTGCGCGAGTTCACCGACGAACCGGTCGACGACGCCGTGCTGGGACGCATCCTCGACACCGCGCGCTTCGCCCCCAGCGGCGCCAATGCGCAGGCCTGGCGCCTGGTCGTGGTCAAGGATCCGGAGATCCGGGCCCGTCTGCGCGATCTGTATCGCCGGCCGTGGGTGGAGTATCTGGCCCTCACCGCGGCCGGGCTGCGGCCGTGGTCACCGGTGAACGACCCCGCCGCCGAGACGTCCGCCCTGGCCGCCGGCACCGGGCAGGCCGAGCAGGCCGCGGCGAGCGGATTGGCCGCCCACCTCGACGAGGTTCCCGTGCTGCTGGCACTGTTCGCCGACCTGTCCCAGCTGGCCGCCGTCGACCGAGACCTCGACCGCTATTCACTGGCCGGCGGCGCCTCGGTCTATCCGTTCGCGTGGAACATCCTGCTGGCCGCTCGCGCAGAAGGGATGGGCGGCGTGCTGACCACGATGCTCATCAGGGAGGAAGACGAGGTCAAGCGCCTACTCGGCGCCGAGGGACCGTTGGCGCTTGCGGCGGTGATCGCGCTGGGCCACCCGGTTCGCCAGGTCAGACGGCTGACCCGCCAGCCGGTGGAGTCGTTCACCACGATCGACCGGCTGGACGGCACACCCTTCCCCGCAGTCAGCTCCGACTGATTGCGTTGATTACGTACCCGCCAGCGACGTAATCCATTGCCCAATAGGCCTTGAGGCTAAGTTTTCAGTTGCATCGCGCTGTCACGCGACTAGGCTCGGAATGCCCTCGTCGCGCCAGCCCTCGTCTAGGAGACCGAAAGTGACCACCCTCGAGCAGAGCCGCAAACTCGTCACCGAGATTCCCGGCCCCGGGTCCATCGAACTGAGCAAGCGCAGGGTCGCCGCGGTGTCGCACGGCGTCGGCGTCACGATGCCCGTCTTCACCGCGCGGGCCGGTGGCGGAATCATCGAAGACGTCGACGGCAACCGCTTGATCGACCTCGGCTCGGGCATCGCGGTCACGACGATCGGCAACGCGTCGCCGCGGGTGGTCGAAGCCGTGCAGGCGCAGGTCGCCGACT
This is a stretch of genomic DNA from Mycobacterium sp. ELW1. It encodes these proteins:
- the secD gene encoding protein translocase subunit SecD; translation: MASSSAPVHPYRWLALFLVLLIGVYLLVFLTGDKRSSPKLGIDLQGGTRVTLTARTPDGSRPTRDALNQAQQIIGARVNGLGVSGSEVVIDGDNLVITVPGNDGNEARNLGQTARLFIRPVIGQPIPVEAIKQQMQAAGVPGAGGPGGPVPAPAPGAPPAGAPAPGAPPPAAGEPAAPPPAAPAPAPQPRPYPEEPAPSPTPAPPAPAPSQPPTAAPAPPAPGQPAPPAQPAPPDPRKDLAARISFEKQLRQSTNQNLLLIAVQYMAGKCDQPDILAGNDDPNLPLVACSQDHKYIYVLDKSIISGDQIKDATSGMDQQSGAYVVNVEFKEQASTTWADFTAANIGTQTAFTLDSQVVSAPQIREAIPGGRTQISGGNPPFTADTAKQLANVLKYGSLPLSFESSEAETVSATLGLASLRAGLIAGAIGLGLVLLYSLLYYRVLGLLTALSLVASGAMVFGILVLLGRYINYTLDLAGIAGLIIGIGTTADSFVVFFERIKDEIREGRSFRSAVPRGWARARKTILSGNAVTFLAAAVLYFLAVGQVKGFAFTLGLTTILDVVVVFLVTWPLVYLASKSPTMAKPAFNGLGAVQQIARERRAAATATGRR
- the yajC gene encoding preprotein translocase subunit YajC; translation: MDLLVFLPLIIIMGAFMYFASRRQRKAMQATIDLHESLSVGDRVHTTSGLQATITAITDDTVDLEIAPGVVTTWMKLAIRDRIEDEADDTDDETSEATELTESDADRLTKD
- a CDS encoding nitroreductase family protein; its protein translation is MDLIDALRSTGSVREFTDEPVDDAVLGRILDTARFAPSGANAQAWRLVVVKDPEIRARLRDLYRRPWVEYLALTAAGLRPWSPVNDPAAETSALAAGTGQAEQAAASGLAAHLDEVPVLLALFADLSQLAAVDRDLDRYSLAGGASVYPFAWNILLAARAEGMGGVLTTMLIREEDEVKRLLGAEGPLALAAVIALGHPVRQVRRLTRQPVESFTTIDRLDGTPFPAVSSD